The Phaenicophaeus curvirostris isolate KB17595 chromosome 23, BPBGC_Pcur_1.0, whole genome shotgun sequence genome includes the window TTCCACTCGCTGCCTGGGCATTGCAGCTTCTCACTTTGATGCATGCAAAAGCTTTAGGCTGAGTAACCCTCCCCAGCTGCCAACTGCCTCCGAAGGTTTTGGAGGGGAGGTTGCCTCTCAGCAGAGCGATGCAAATGCGCTGCGTAACTAAATCACGCTCGGAGCTGCACCGTGTGTAACGCTGGTCATCTACGGATTTCAAAGCTCTTGGCAAGCGAGAACGGATTTTGTTTCACTCCTGAGAGCCAGAAGCCAGCCCTGGTTTATGAGGGGGAAGAGAACAGAGAGGTGAAGTTATTGAGTTTATGTCTCTCCAAGGAATACGTCTTATGTCCCAGTCCCTTATCATCCCCAGCTACCACTGAATCCACACGTGTGTTCCCAAAAGCAGTGATCTTCTGCGGAAAAGTAGACTGCAGCTCCTCCAGAACAGGGTTTGTGCTTGCTTTTATGTTAATACAGGTGCTCGACAGAGCAGCTGATTCTGCTAAGGACTTTAATGTGCTATAATGATGCCAGTAACATAGCAGGAACATTGCTGCAGTCATTAATGTATCTAAATTACAGCAAGTGCCTTGGGGGTTGGTGAACAAATTGGGTTCACAGAGCCACTGTGCCTTGCCCAGCTTGTTGTGCTGATAGATGCAATTAACTTGTGGTTGATAAGGTCTGTTTGGTTGTTCCTGGCAGCACCCAGCACGTGCTGGCCCCTTTCCTGCCAGGAGAGGTGTCCTGTGCACATAGCCCTGCTGTGATCCAAAGGTATTTTCTGTGGTTTGGAGTGGGCTTCTTGGTTCCTGCACTGACCCAACTTTGGCAGCATCATATAAATTATAGCAGTGAGTCCAACTGCTGTGACAATTGTTTAAGATTTTTGCCTAGGAAGGTTGGAGCGGATGattctcaggtcccttccaggctggtatcctgtgattctgtgattactcTGAGGTGATGTCATTACTCAGAAGTGGGACTTTTGGTTTTCTCTGGGCTCTGAGAGCAACATTTAGTGGATTGAGCGAGGAAATGAGAGCTGTTGCTCCTGAATCTGCCTCCAGTGTTGTTTGGAGGTGAGAGTAGAACCAGGACTGCTGGGAGTTGTTTAGCTCTGCTAGGCTCAGCCTGGGAAGCCTCCACGTAAGTGCAGCGGGGGTTGTGGTTCTTGTGTCTACGAGGCTGTTGTGTGGTGCGCTGCAGCAgcctgggatggagggagagcaAGTATTGCCCACGACAATTCAGGATTTGGAATATGTGAATAGCTGTGTTTTGACTGCTATATCTCCTGCCAGCCTTGGAACATGAAAGACAACCAGTCACATCTTTGTTATATTACTTCTCCCTTGCAGCGTTAACCTCTGGATCCCACAGCACGTTGGCAACAGCCTGCTCGGTTTCAAATTGTTCCTTTCCCAGCCTTTGGTCAGGAATGAGAAGTCCTGATGGTGCCACAGACCTGCAGCAGCGTCATGAGCTCACGTCCCCCACCTCATCCCTTCCTGAGGGCATAGGGAGGagattttatataaatatgaaGCAGGAAGGATGTTCTTGATTTCCTTTCCTCCCAGGTAACTGGGTTCGGTGCTGGCAGTTGGGAGGAAGCTTGTTCTGGCTTGTCAGCTGAGCAGATGGTGGAGGCAGTGGTGGAGAGCAAGCGTGGAGCACAGGAACCCTCTCGCCAGGCTGGTTTTACTCCCATTATGGCTTGGCCATCATTCAGGGATCCTAGGAATGACAGATTCACGCATGGTGTTTGTGATCGATGTGAGAGCTGCCAGCAaagccaggagcagggagagctgaTATTCCAGGCTCTGGCACTTCTTAAATCCATAGCCTTGGTCTCTAACACTGGTTCTGTTCTGCTGCGCTTGAAGTTCACAGAAACACGTTGCTAACCTCAACAGAAACAAGGTCAAGTGGAACTTAGGATCCTGCTCACTGGAGGTAAAAGTGTAGTTTTTGGACAGAACCTTctacagaagggaagaaaggttCTCTAAAGTTGAATCCCTCTGCACCCAGGTCAGAGGGGTGTTATGTGGAAATGTTGATCTTTGTGGTACGTGTGGGTCTGTAGCAAAGCcctgaatcatagaacagtttgggttggaagggacctcaaaccccatccagttccaacccctgccacgggcagggacatgtcccactagatcgggttacccaagccccatccaacctggccttgaacacctccagggatggggcagccaccactgctctgggcaaccagttccagtgcctcaccactctcattgtgaagaaattcctccttatgtctagtctaaatctgcccctctccagtttatagccattgcccctagtcctatcactacaagcctttgtgaacagtccctccccagctttcttatagccccttcaggtactggaaggtcaataaggtctcctcagagccttctcttctccaggctgaacatccccaactctctcagcctgtcctcgtatgggaggtgctccagccctctgatcatccttgtagcctcctctagaccagttccaacagctcttatgctgaggattccagaactggacacaatactccagataaggtctcacacTCCTTGCAGTTGTTTAGACATTTTCCACACTGTATTTAAACAAATCCCAAAGCAATCCTTGAAAATAACACAGGAACAAGGGTAGTCCATGCAAATGCCATATGATCCATTATTTAACTCTTTGAAATGGCTGTGAAAGCAAATTAAGTAGTGGAGGACTCTAGGAAGTCGGATCAATGTTGACTTTCTACCAGCTGTTCCCAACTTATGAAGTTCCCCTTGCCAGCCACTTCCTCAGTGTGCACTGGTAAGAGTGCATGGGCCAAACGATTTGAGCTCATTCTCTGCTTTCTCAGGTCCATGAGAGGGGCAGGAGTTACAAACAGCAGGAACTGGCTTTGCTTAGTAATAAAACAGAAGCCTGAATGTACCCTGGGGTGGGTGGACTGGgtgatggagagcagcaggTCTGAGGAGACGCATTGGAAAGTCTCCAGGTATTGAACAGAGCCCGCAAATAGAGATGAACTGGGCTTTTTACACTGTGCTTGTGCCTGTGGGTGGGGAAATGAGGTGCAGGGCTGCAGTGGCATCCAGCAGGGCTCTGATACAACAGAGATCTGAATCCAGATGTTCTTGTGGTGAAAAATATCTCTAATATTACGAGGAAGTGAAGCTGGTTTTAAACAGAAGGTGAAACCAGGTGGTCTGGTTCCTTGGGTGAATTATTAAAGGGAATCAACGGTGCCAACAAGGATTAAtgaaggcaagaaagaaaactcGGCTGGGTCTAATTCCGTTGCGCTCTCTGTTATCCTGGAAGGggctgttttggtttgtttttcagtagGAGAGCTATTTTGAGAGTGTTTCTTTATATGGCCTGTGGCTGACACTGCATTGGAAAATGCTTgttgtcattatttttttcaagtgcaCAGATTGCATCTTAATATAGGTCCTGTGTTAGGAATGCTTTGCCTCTTTTATGATCTCATGTGCCCCCCACCCACTCATGGTTGAATAACACGTCCTTCTGGCAGCTTCAGCAGTCACATACATGAAAACCAGTAGGGaggcatttctgtatttttagtgTCTTTTAATGCTCTTCAGCAGTTGGGATGAGATCCCCGTGCCGTGCCAGCTCCCAGCGAGGGGCTCGAGGACTGCAGGCTGGGAACAGCTGGGCTACAGGCACCAGGGGCTCGCTTCCAAAATACTCAGCACTGGGAGGTTTCAAGGGACTTGTGAGTTGGGATTTAGACTGTCCTACACCATGCTGTGCTGATCATTAGGGAAGCACAAAGCCGTTGGCATCTCCTGACCCCATGTGAGCTCAAGTCAGAGCAGCTGTTTTGAGATGCAGTCAAAACAGCTGGAAGACTTTTACTACACTTATTGATGACAAACACAACATCCAAGGAAGCTGTTTCATAAGCAAGGGCTGGATGGAACATAATAAGTACAAACAGAGCTGGAgcaagatgatccgagggctggagcatctcccatgtgaggacaagctgagagggttgggattgttcagcctggagaagagaaggctctggggagaccttagagcagcttccagtgctgaaagggactccaggaaagctggggaggggcattTTACAAGGTCATGGAGTGCAAGGACAAGGAGAAAtgtctttaaactgaaagagggcagatttagattagacattagtaagaaattcttccctgtgaggctgtgagggtggggatgccctggcccaggttgcccagcgcagtggtggctgccccagccctggaggtgtccaaggccaggttggatggggcttggagcccctgatccagtgggaggtgtccctgcccatggcaggggtggcactgggtggattttgtggtcccttccaacccaaaccattccatgattctatgatatttttgGCTGCTGTTGTGGGTgttcccccctcccctgcccccaggctcttcccagcccctctccctgtGTGGCAGTGGGAGGTCTGTGCTCTCCAGTGCTTTCCTTCTTACCCTGGCTCACAGCAATCCAGGTTcccaaaatgttttgctggcaCCATCTCTGTGCAAGGGCTCTCAGAACAGGAGCTCGGTGCCTGGCAGGGTGCAGCGTGTCAGTGCTGCAAACTGGAGTCTTGCTCCCGCATCCCTCTGAACCTGGAAAATTTTAGTGGGCAGTAGCCAAACAGAATACCAGGCTGGGGTTAGGACATGATGTTTGTGAGGAGATGCATAAGGATCTTTGCAGGCCGTATGCTCTGCACTATTCAGTCGTGGTTTTACATCTTACTGAAATATGGGCACATCCCGAGCTGAGGCCAGTGTGTTTACTCCGAGCTGATTCAGGACAAGGATGCCAGAGGTGGAGTTAGTGGAGTGTTTGAAGCATCTTGGGTTTCCTAGAGAAGCTTATGCTCCTTTAGACAAAGCCAGGGTGTTGTTTAGCACCTGAAGTTGCATAAAAGCCAAGGGTGGGCTTCAAAAAGTGGTCAGTGAGTCTGCAGTGCTACCAAGCAGGGCAACTGTAGATTTACAAGGTCCTGAGGAAGACTGGTTACACTTCTCCCtggaaaggggagaagagagTTAAGAGATTGAGGGACAGAATGGGTGTTCGGAGCCTTTGGGTCAGTTTTCAGTGCTGTCTGACTTTGGGCAAGTCCTTTTgctcttttgctttgctttttccatctttgggctggggctgctgctacAAAATGctttgatgttttcttctgaGCGGTGCTACAGAAGAGCTGGGAGTTTCTCACTGTTGATAATTACTATCTTATTGCTTCCAGGGAAGCAGGGAGCTGAGCTACGCACGGGTCTCCAAGCCTCTGCTTGTCCTGTTTATTTTGGCCCTGTTTCCCAGAGTTATCTTGTTTTTCCCTTGAGCTCCAGATGAGTTAGGGATGAGAAAGAGATCTGTCCGTGCGAGTCCTCGGGAGCTGCAAGCACATTCTCCGCAGCAGGGCTCTCCAGCGGAGGGCAAAGTTGGTCCTCCCTCCTCTTGATGGGGTGGCTGTGCTTGAAGcagaactgtgtttttcttttctttgcctggCTGGCTTGCGGGAGACTCATTCTCTCCATGGCTTGTTTGCCCTCCAGGTAGAACCGCAGGCCTGCGCGTATCCATGCCAgtgtccctcccagcccctgcagtgCCCCATTGGCACCAGCCACGTGTTGGATGCCTGTGGTTGCTGCAAGGTGTGTGCCAGGCAGCTCGGTGAGCTCTGCTCCCCGCAGAAACCCTGCGATCACCACAAGGGACTCTACTGCGACCTCTCCAAAACCCACAGAGACAGCGGGATCTGCTTAGGTGAGAGCTGTTATGTTCTGTTATTGTGTGGTTTTCTTGTGCCCCCGTCCCTTGCCTGCAGACCTCCTGGAAAACCCATGGCGTTGCCAGAATGCCCTGTAGAGCTTGGACCTTCATCCAGCATCACGTTGAGAGATCTGTGCCAGCCTTGCGAGCCAGAGGACTCACTGATACTGCTACACACGCAAACATtcctcctgcaaggaaggaTGCTTCCAAAGGCACTGGTTGGGGTTTGGGACTCTCTTTGCTCCTGTGAAAGCGAGGAGCCATCCTTTAGCCTGTGGGTAAATATCAGCAATCCAGGCTTTTACTGGAAAGGACAATTGCTTGGAAAATCTCACCACAAACTTCACTGCCTGGCACTGGAGGGTGGCATTTTGCACTCGACCGCTCACGTGGAAGGGGCGCATGGTGTTTGTGGCATAGCACGTGGGTGGAAAGAGCTGAACAACTCGTTTGCCAAACAGCGTATGTGTAGAACATGAGAATTACTGAGCTGGGTAAATAGAAACGCAGACCTGTTTTCTCTCCTGGTGCCTCTcttcagccagaaaaggaaaaccttGTTGATGTTTTTGTTCAGTAgctatttttaaagcatgtgAAGATTGTTTTGgtgtagaggaaaaaaagaagtactgCCACAGTCTCCTGTTCTGTGTTTGTAAACAAGACTCCTCTCTGCCAGGAGCTGAccgctttttattttttaactcaaGCTTTTTAGAATAGTCAGGAagacaggagagctgggaagctGATGGGAACGCTCTGGGAAGTGCTCAGCTGCTGCACATGGCATCGCTGGAAGTGCCCCAGCAGCCGTAGCCCTCACACCACCCCACAACAGCGAGGTTTGGGATAGAACTACCCTGGTTTGCAGTGCCAGGAGCacatgcagggtttttttttaactctaaaTAACAATTTGAATTTGTAGAaggtgttttctgctttcttttgagAAGGTTTTATAagttctttttcctcccccagaTTTTGGAAGCCACTTGAGCTTCCTGGCACCTTCTGTAGGCATCGATACACCCCAAGAGTGCTGAGTGACGCTCCATAAGGCAGACGTAGGCGTAATGACATCCAGCGGGTGTAAGCTGCAAGCTGCCTAATTAAGACTGGAAATGAGGTGTGTGTTTGTAGAGTAAAAGTAGCTAAATCAGCAGAGCAATTTTCTCAGGGAAGTCTCCATCTCGAAGACTTCCCACAAATATTGGACACCTTTCTAACATGTGCTTTGCGTTTGCCATGGTGTATGAGTTTGGTTCAAAGACTTTGGAAGGAGAGTCCAAGATCCCTATGGTGTAGAAAATCAGAGCTGAAGACCATGACTGTCCTTCCTGCCTTAAAGGAGAATTAAGATTTTTGTGGCAGAAATCCCAGATGAAAATAGACCAGGATGTCTCCCTAAATTGGACAGAGGATTTGAATTtggagtccagaggaagccatggagatgatccaagggctggagcaactcccatacaaggacagcctgagagagttgggttgttcagcctggagaagagaaggctgcagggagaccttaaagcagcttccagtactgaaagaggcttcaggaaagctgggggggtGCTCTTGATcggggaatgcagggataggacaaggtgAAATgggtttgagctgcaagaggagagattgagatgagatcttaggaaaaaattgttttgctgtgagagtggggaggccctggccagggttgccccatccctggaggtgttcaaggccaggctggatggggcttggagcccctgatccagtgggaggtgtccctgcccatggcaggggtgggactggatgggctctacagtcccttccaaccgaaaccattctGATTCACCTCTTTTTGCAGAGACCCTGGAGTAGCAGAATGGTAGAGACGATCCTGTGGTAGCTCTAGAGCAGGAGAAGCCGGTGGTGGTGAGGTGGCGAGCTGGTGGAGCTGAGGTGACAGGATCAGCTCAGGCAAAAGTCTCCTTGTCTGGACATGGTTCTTGGAGGCAGGAGATGGCAGCAGTGCCAAGTAGagctgggaaagaaaggaagagctgTCTCACTCCGCTGGCGCAATCTGTTTTGGTGCTTTAATTGGATCAGGTCAATGGGAAAGTGAGGTCATTACAGGGTAATGAAGTACATGACAAAATGATTGATTTTTGAAAACATAATAAACCCCCTGAGCGGGCTGCTCATCCCTGGGTGGGGAGCGAGCACTGCCAAGGGAACAGCACAGCCGGTTCATTGGGCAGGGAGAGCGCTCGGGCTAAAAACAGTGAGAGAGGATTTAAAAATAAGCCTGAATGGCCGTGCGGAGGGAAAGTGGGTGGCTTCCATCTGATGGAAAAAGTGAGGATTCGAAACTTCTGAATAGGAGCACAGGGGTATTTTTACTGCAATGGCATTGAAAAGATTTTCAAGTTGAGATCCCGCTCTGGTTAGAAACAAGACATTAGTGGTCCACAAGGATTTGCATCCCCACAGGGACCAGGtgggagggatggagactctCGCCCCTTGTTTGGGGCAGAAGCTGGAGACGATATTCTGCGGGCGAGTGGGACTAAGGGGAAAATACATCAGATTTCCTTGTAAGCCTCCACAAGTAGCCAAGAATCCTTCATTTTGGTAACTGCCCAGTAGAGTTTTATGTggattgttctttttttttaagggtcAGGattgcagaaagcagcaaaactgTCCAAAAGCaggatttctgttctgtttacaAGGCCGAGATTTCAACATTTCAGTTcaggctgagagaaaaaaaggaatctcAAAGCCTCCCATGAGTTCCTTTGAATACTCATTTGGCTGCACCAAAACTTTCCACTCCCGTTATACCAAAATGTTTCGTTTCGATCTTATAGCATCTAAAATCATTACCCGAGGAAAACTTCCCCCAGTGGAAACCATCCAGCGAGTATTTTGGTTGAGCTATTGTGAGAGCATAGAGGAAATCTTTGATATCAAACTgaaatgcttcatttcttttgtgctgaaaacattCCTGACATTGATCTGTGCCTGCGAAACTCAATCAAATGTGAGTTTTCTGCTGTAAAACTTTCACTGGAAAGATTTTGGCCAATAGGGGCATGTAGACACCACTAGGATCTGCAGAGAGGAGGTTGCTTCAGTGTGTCAGgtatttttgcatttccttttttgCCCATTGAAGTTtgatggggaaggaggagtgAAAGGCTTGTAGGTGGGCTGGAGGTGAGAGATGTGGAGAGCAGAGCGGAGAGAAATAGAAACAGTGGTGGCTGGAGGGAAGCAGAGATTCCTGCATCACAGAGGAACCCAAAAGGTGTTAAACCCAAAGCACTGTCTTCCTTTTGTAGGAACCTCTAGACATGTGGGGAACCAACTGCTCTTGGAAGAATGTTGCCTTGTGGTCTTCTAGGGGTAAGGATGAGCAAAGCCACCAGCCCATGCATCCTGTCAGGAATGCATCTTGCACAACACGTCTGGCTGGGATGCTCTGAGCTGGCCAGGAAGGTCtctggctggagaacagactgTTTGCAAGCTGCAAAAACAAAGTCCCACTCGGTAGCTCATCCAAGTGGAGAAGAGATTTTTCTAGAGGACTTTGGGAGGCCTGGCACAGCTGGAACCAAATTCCAGAAACTGATGTTAGGAATAGCCTTAGGTCCAGGGAACCAAATGTTAAATGTGTCAGCTTCTGCTGCATCCAGGCCTGGGACATCTGTGCGTGGGCACTTGTCCCTCATCCAGAGCCCTGTGACCACTCGAGGCAGAGGCTCTGCTGCCACCCCCCACCATCTTCtcaccttctcttccttttctcccttctcacAGCTCACGAGGGCGCGACTTGTGACCTGCTGGGCAAGATCTACCACAACGGGGAGAGCTTCCAGcccacctgcaagctgcagtgcATCTGCATGGACGGGGCCATTGGCTGCATCCCCCTCTGCTCCGAAGACCTGCGGCTACCGTCCCCAGAGTGTCCCAACCCCCAGCGGGTGAAGCTTCGCAATAATTGCTGTGAAGAGTGGATTTGTGAggagcacaggaaggaaaacCGCTTTGAACCAGCCATGGCGGGTGAGCGGTGGGTGGATGTGCCAGAGGTAGAtcctggggagaccttagagcagcctcccagtactgaaaggggctccaggaaagctggggaggggctcttaatcaaggaatgcagggataggatgagagggaacagttttgagctggagaggggagattgagatgagattttaggcagaaatgttttgctgtgagggtggggaggccctggcccaggctgcccagagcagtggtggctgccccatccctggaggggttcaaggccaggttggatggggcttggagcccctgatccagtgagaggtgtccctgcccatggcaagggatgGAACTGACtgggctttaaagtcctttccaacccaaaccattctgtgatccaaACCACCTTTGGACTGGGACCCAGAGTCACATTTGGTTTGGAACTGATGGTGGCTGCTCACTTTGTGCACCGTGTTGTGGGTACCAAGTGTTAAACTCCAAACTCATCATGGCGAGACCTTAGTGATGCTGCTGGGAAGCTTACATGCCTTCTGATATCCCAGCAGAACTGGCTGAAGCTGGGCTGAGGCCCTGTGCTTGCCTGCATGCTCCTTCTGCTGAGAGGCTGAGTAGCTCACAGGATGGGTTGGATCTTTGCTACGGTCCCTGAAGAGTTAGAACAACTTAGGAGcagccacagagctgctctttgGCCCAACCCCTAAACCTTGCCTTGTGTCTCTTCTGTGGCTCAGTTTTCAGGGAGGATCCAGCACACAAGCCAGAGCAGAATAACCTGCAGGAGAACTGCTTGGTGCAGACCACGGAGTGGAGTGCCTGCTCCAAGAGCTGCGGCATGGGCATATCTACCCGAGTGACCAACAACAATCCCCAGTGCCGCCTGGAGAAGGAGACACGGCTCTGCATGGTCCGGCCCTGTGACTTCCCCATGAAGAACTCTAAGGTACTCGGTGAaggagttggtgaagggttaaGAGAGTGAAGGttttagaggggaagctgtgtgaggagcagctgaagtcactggggctgttcagcctggagaagaggagactgaggggagacctcatctcaGTCTACAGCTTCTTCTcaagggggaggaagaggaggaggcacTGAGCTTTTCTCTCTGGACTCAAGGGAGtagcaggaagatgccaggggagggttggTTAGACGTTAACAAGAGATTCTTGCCCCAGAGgatggtggagccctggaacagctcccagggaagcagtcacagctccaagcctgacaatattccagcagcgtttggccaacgccctccgccccacggtgtgaatgttggggtgtcctgtgcagggacaggagctggactcaatggtccttgtgagtcccttctaactcaggacattctgtgattctgtggttctactGGACTTGGGGAGAGGGGATACACTCAGGGAATGCCAGGGACAACCTGGTTAGGTGCTTGTCAGGCGTGAGCCTGTCTCACAGGGTTTGCTCTGcgcttctgctttctctgtgtcctgctgctcccagagcAGAGGCGTAGATGGACCTTTGTTCAACAGTCACATCTTTGTTAACCCATCTGCTCTCTTCCTAGAAGGGGAAGAAGTGCATACGGACCCCAAAGCCACGTCAGAGACTCCACTTCAAGTTTTCAGGCTGCACCAGCACCCGTTCCTACCGGCCCAAGTTCTGTGGCAGCTGCACGGACGGCCGCTGCTGCACCCCGTACGTCACCAGTACTGTGGAGGTGGAGTTCCGCTGCCCCGAGGGAGACTTCTTCCAGCGGAAGATGATGTTCATCAAGATGTGTTCCTGCCACTATGACTGCCCTCGAGACAATGACATCTTCCTGGACACGTACCGCAGGAGGATGATTGGAGACCATGTGAAGACAGAGAGGCAGTAGCCCTCTCTGTGCCAGGCCAAGGTGTCAAGAGGGCTCTGCAGCACTTTTGTGGCTGTGTCCCAGGACAATGCAGCCTCTCCCCTCTCTGTGAGGGGTTGTGCTCTTCAGAACAGCAGCGGTTGTCACCAGCGATCCCAGTGGTCTTCCTGACAAGCTGAGGTGTGTGGGGTCTGGACATCTCTGGTCTCCTGACCTTCACCCGTGGTGGTGCAAAGGTCAGTGAAGGAACCAGAAATAGGCTTGAACTGCAAACTTGATCCATGTTCCCACTGACCAGATGGGAGAGTGGATCAAAACCGTGTGGCTCCGTCTTGTCTCCAGCCAAGAGCACAGCAAGTAATTATTCCCTGTGGCTACTGGCCTGTCAAAGAGAAACGGGAAGCCGAGGAGGCCTGAGGCAAAGCTGAGCTCTGCAACCTGTTCTCCAGCAGAGTGGTGCTCTGCTGCCTGGTGGTGCAAAGCTTCTCAGCAATGAGAGTGATCCTGGCCCCGTGCTGGGCTCTAGTTGAGCTTTCCAGTTATTTTTGGCTAATTGGGTCCAACCAGTTGGCAAAAGCTCTTTCCCATCCTTGTGCCCACCTTTCAACCTCCCATGTGCTTTCCCATCAGCAGCTTTGTTCCAGATCCATTTGCTCTTGGAGAGGCCGGATCATCTACTGGGTGACTGGCTCTCTGGGTAGCTTAAGACTGGGCTGTCTTGTTTTCCCTGTTAAATTTCCTTTTGGCCTCGTGTGTCCATGAGGGTTACAAGAAAGACGAGGAAACCATGCTGTGTAGTGTTACTGCAGGAGATGGAGTGTGGCTCAGGGCCTCCTGTAGGAGATCTGAGCCCAGGACGGGGGTTCTGATAGAAGAAAGAATCTGGCGAGGCCGTGGCTTTGCCTCGGTGCTGGCAGGGCACCTGTTTCAGACCTGAGGAGCAATTCTAGCATGAAATGGGAATGAATCAGACTGGAAAGTGTTCCCTGTAGGTGCTGCTCCTGGCAGGTTTTAGTGCTGTGATAAGCTTGTCCTGTTGTCCCTTGCAGCAATCTCTTCTGAAATGGctctggggtgggagaggggctgAACTCCAACATGTCCTCAGTGGGGCTGCAGCTGCGATTCAGCTCCAGAGTCTTTGCTGGTGAGCTGCAAGCTGGAGGAACTCCAACTCAGATCTCCATGTGGAGTTTAAGGCACCGGCAAGAAAAACACCTGTATGTGTAAATGGAGCAGATGTGGAGTTACTGGGGCAGCGGCACGGAAAGCTGCGTGGTGCTGGGCTGTCCAGGTGGGATTCCCTTCTCAACAAAACTCAGAGTCTGTGGAGTCTCAGTGTGATGACTGCCAGTCTGTAGCTTTGGGAGAGGCCACCGACACAGGATCAGTCCCGTACGCTCCAGCCAGCACCagtgcagcctcagcagctCCAAGTCCTCAAGTCCTGTCTGTTGTGTTTAGTTTCTGCTGATTTTAGCAGAAACGTCCAGGTAAAAGCCCAGTCTCATTCCTTAAATCTTCCCcaccttcctcctttcccagtCACTGGAAATCAGGATGAATTCCTGTCCCAGCTGGGCAGGAGCCACATGGCAGCATCGAGGATTTTCCCATCCTTAAAGTGGAATCTGATGCAGGGAGACAATCCCTGCGGTCCATAaatgctgcctgcagcccagaactCTGCTGAAGCGC containing:
- the LOC138730250 gene encoding CCN family member 2-like; the protein is MSGILGTVTWTLFLLLLAPGWVEPQACAYPCQCPSQPLQCPIGTSHVLDACGCCKVCARQLGELCSPQKPCDHHKGLYCDLSKTHRDSGICLAHEGATCDLLGKIYHNGESFQPTCKLQCICMDGAIGCIPLCSEDLRLPSPECPNPQRVKLRNNCCEEWICEEHRKENRFEPAMAVFREDPAHKPEQNNLQENCLVQTTEWSACSKSCGMGISTRVTNNNPQCRLEKETRLCMVRPCDFPMKNSKKGKKCIRTPKPRQRLHFKFSGCTSTRSYRPKFCGSCTDGRCCTPYVTSTVEVEFRCPEGDFFQRKMMFIKMCSCHYDCPRDNDIFLDTYRRRMIGDHVKTERQ